A single region of the Legionella oakridgensis ATCC 33761 = DSM 21215 genome encodes:
- a CDS encoding FKBP-type peptidyl-prolyl cis-trans isomerase N-terminal domain-containing protein: MKLKLVAAAVMGLAMSTAMAATDASSLTTDTDKLSYSIGIDLGKNFKRQGIEINPQAMVQGLQDGISGNKQQLTEEQMKDVLTKFQRDLMTKRTAEYNKKAEDNKKKGEEFLEQNKSKEGVVTLPSGLQYKILKAGDGQKPVKEDTVTVEYTGRLINGEVFDSTEKNGKPASFKLSQVIPGWTEALQLMPAGSVWEVYVPSDLAYGSRSVGGPIGPNETLIFKIHLISVKKSDA; the protein is encoded by the coding sequence ATGAAACTGAAACTGGTCGCTGCAGCGGTCATGGGACTGGCTATGTCAACGGCAATGGCTGCAACGGATGCTTCATCATTAACTACGGACACAGACAAGCTGTCTTACAGTATTGGTATTGATCTTGGCAAAAATTTTAAACGGCAAGGCATTGAAATCAACCCGCAAGCAATGGTTCAAGGGTTGCAAGATGGTATCAGTGGCAATAAGCAACAATTGACTGAAGAACAAATGAAAGATGTTCTCACTAAATTTCAACGTGATCTGATGACGAAGCGTACGGCTGAATATAATAAAAAAGCAGAAGACAATAAAAAGAAAGGCGAAGAATTTCTGGAGCAAAATAAATCCAAAGAAGGGGTAGTGACCTTACCCAGTGGATTACAATATAAAATTCTTAAAGCAGGGGATGGCCAAAAACCTGTAAAAGAAGATACCGTGACAGTGGAGTATACTGGTCGGTTGATTAATGGTGAAGTATTTGACAGTACGGAAAAAAATGGAAAACCAGCCAGTTTTAAACTGTCTCAAGTCATTCCAGGCTGGACTGAAGCACTGCAATTAATGCCGGCTGGCTCCGTTTGGGAAGTGTATGTTCCCTCTGACCTGGCATATGGTTCACGCAGTGTTGGCGGACCCATTGGACCAAATGAAACGTTGATTTTTAAAATTCATTTGATTTCAGTGAAAAAAAGTGACGCTTAA
- a CDS encoding ISL3 family transposase: MPKNNLILNLPGFSILKVSGYQPLLLDVTYNRLARCSHCQSKQVRKKSSYVRTVHHELIGHRRSVLRFKAYKLYCHTCCRYGNQQFPGINKHQRATWRAQAAVFHEHSRGVSQKDLSERYKKGKATIERWYQRHYEEQHRELINKPCPVVLGIDEHFFSKKEGFATTFCDLRKHKIFDVVRGRREQELKEYLQQLPGKERVKVICMDLSSTYRSLVKKYFPNAMIVADRFHVIRLIQHQCMMTCRELSTEIKNNRGILALLRTRPDNLSDEKKVKRDAFFTENPAIEAIYQFQQQLHSLLMKRALTQHECRKVIPTFLEMLAELKQSGFKALASLGKTLWAWKDEVARMWRFSKSNGITEGFHRKMKLIQRRAYGFRNFENYRVRVKVLCG, encoded by the coding sequence GTGCCTAAGAACAATCTTATCCTAAATTTACCTGGATTTTCCATATTAAAAGTGAGTGGGTATCAACCCTTATTATTAGATGTAACTTATAACCGATTAGCTCGGTGTAGTCATTGCCAAAGTAAGCAGGTTCGCAAGAAATCATCGTATGTAAGAACAGTACACCATGAGTTAATAGGGCATCGTCGAAGTGTATTGAGGTTTAAAGCGTATAAGCTTTATTGTCATACTTGTTGTCGCTATGGTAATCAACAGTTTCCCGGTATCAATAAACATCAACGTGCTACTTGGCGAGCTCAAGCTGCAGTGTTTCATGAGCATAGCCGCGGGGTATCGCAAAAAGATTTATCAGAGCGTTATAAGAAAGGAAAAGCGACCATAGAGCGCTGGTATCAGCGGCATTATGAAGAGCAACATCGAGAATTAATCAATAAACCATGTCCTGTGGTACTGGGTATTGATGAACATTTTTTCAGTAAGAAAGAAGGGTTTGCAACTACTTTTTGTGACCTAAGAAAACATAAGATATTTGATGTGGTTCGTGGCCGTCGTGAGCAAGAATTAAAAGAATATCTCCAGCAATTACCTGGAAAAGAACGTGTCAAAGTGATTTGTATGGACTTGAGCAGTACATACCGTTCCTTAGTAAAGAAGTACTTTCCTAATGCTATGATAGTGGCTGATAGGTTTCATGTAATCCGTTTAATTCAACATCAGTGTATGATGACCTGTCGAGAACTCTCCACTGAAATTAAAAACAATAGAGGTATCTTAGCCTTATTAAGAACAAGACCTGATAACTTAAGTGATGAGAAGAAAGTCAAAAGAGATGCGTTTTTCACTGAAAATCCTGCAATAGAGGCTATATATCAATTTCAGCAACAACTGCACTCACTATTAATGAAAAGGGCGCTAACACAGCATGAGTGCCGTAAAGTAATACCTACTTTCTTAGAAATGTTGGCTGAGTTAAAGCAAAGTGGTTTTAAAGCATTAGCATCATTAGGTAAAACACTTTGGGCTTGGAAAGATGAAGTGGCCAGAATGTGGCGATTTAGTAAGTCAAATGGAATAACAGAAGGCTTTCATCGCAAAATGAAACTCATTCAGCGAAGAGCTTATGGTTTTAGAAATTTTGAAAATTATAGAGTACGTGTTAAGGTCCTCTGCGGGTGA
- a CDS encoding MbcA/ParS/Xre antitoxin family protein, translated as MNIQSKPNESHVLAVALDNLKEQLDLSNDDLGKIIGVHRNTVTRLLKKGAIDPKSKEGELSLLLIRVYRALFALNGGNKEAIKHWLTTNNRHIQDIPLETMKTVLGLSRVVNYLDAIRGKI; from the coding sequence ATGAATATTCAATCAAAACCCAATGAAAGCCATGTGTTGGCGGTTGCCCTGGATAATTTAAAAGAACAATTAGATCTGTCTAACGACGATCTGGGAAAAATTATTGGAGTTCATCGGAATACAGTCACTCGATTATTAAAGAAAGGAGCAATCGATCCAAAAAGTAAAGAGGGGGAGTTATCACTATTGCTGATCCGAGTTTATCGGGCTTTGTTCGCTTTAAATGGAGGAAACAAAGAAGCAATCAAACATTGGTTAACCACCAATAATCGCCATATCCAAGATATTCCCCTGGAAACCATGAAAACTGTATTGGGTTTATCCCGAGTTGTTAATTATTTAGATGCTATCCGAGGAAAGATATAA
- a CDS encoding RES family NAD+ phosphorylase, translating to MIDIWLDVGGKQAIKPMMASIFRFVESQEQVATLSLVNNVYEQGVLEELLESTKSHLPDEMDSLHYLLKTPFRYPPLKHGSRFGTIFEQGIFYGSLTISTALAETAYYRFVYMLGPEVPFQAVISSEYSSFSVSVKSESGIFLDEPPFTPYESILTSPTSYTETQRLGSDMRQNGVEMFRYISARDKHKGRNVALFTPKAFHSNKPSKLTTWLCQTTVEAVGFFSKENDERIMYMQKDFWVDGEFPSPAV from the coding sequence ATGATTGATATTTGGCTAGACGTAGGGGGTAAACAAGCAATCAAGCCGATGATGGCAAGTATTTTTCGATTCGTTGAATCCCAAGAGCAAGTAGCAACCTTAAGCCTGGTAAACAATGTATACGAACAAGGTGTTTTAGAAGAGTTGCTTGAATCGACTAAAAGCCATCTACCTGATGAGATGGATTCGTTGCATTACTTACTAAAAACACCGTTTCGCTATCCTCCACTTAAACATGGATCTAGATTTGGAACTATTTTTGAACAAGGTATATTTTATGGTTCGTTAACTATTTCTACCGCGTTAGCAGAAACGGCCTATTACCGTTTTGTTTATATGCTTGGACCAGAAGTTCCCTTTCAAGCAGTCATATCCAGTGAATATTCATCTTTCTCGGTTTCAGTTAAAAGTGAATCAGGAATTTTTTTAGATGAACCACCCTTCACACCCTATGAATCCATTTTAACTTCTCCTACTTCTTATACTGAAACACAACGTCTAGGTTCTGATATGCGCCAAAATGGCGTGGAAATGTTTAGGTATATTTCTGCAAGAGATAAGCATAAAGGCAGAAATGTTGCCTTATTTACGCCAAAGGCTTTTCATAGTAACAAACCATCGAAATTAACTACTTGGTTATGTCAAACCACTGTAGAAGCAGTGGGGTTTTTTTCCAAAGAAAACGATGAGCGCATCATGTACATGCAAAAAGACTTTTGGGTGGATGGCGAGTTTCCTTCTCCAGCCGTGTGA
- a CDS encoding DUF3757 domain-containing protein translates to MFVLTSALSHAAVCPNPETSSLRWGEVPAPWQVNPFSPNTPQGEEGTQFVRANILVAGIGRGVICTYQNSRGEYSIWWQVGVKIPAEIDYRWRRSLNNGFECTDSIEICEFYTAAG, encoded by the coding sequence ATGTTTGTTTTAACCTCCGCATTATCTCATGCGGCCGTTTGTCCAAATCCTGAAACCAGTTCATTGCGTTGGGGGGAAGTTCCTGCTCCTTGGCAAGTTAATCCATTTTCACCCAATACACCTCAAGGTGAGGAGGGAACCCAATTTGTGCGTGCCAATATTCTGGTTGCTGGCATAGGACGAGGGGTGATTTGTACCTATCAGAATTCACGTGGTGAATATTCGATATGGTGGCAAGTTGGAGTAAAAATTCCCGCTGAGATTGATTACCGCTGGCGTAGAAGTCTAAATAATGGTTTTGAATGCACAGACTCCATTGAGATTTGCGAATTTTATACCGCGGCAGGGTAA
- the nadA gene encoding quinolinate synthase NadA, protein MFKTDAIYQPEKTLMHIRNDMSICQSDYPLDWYQEEFIPYAEEYQALPDRKLTTVLAWMTPYMQKAREHFGDKLLLLAHYYMGGDIVRLVEQFGGQIGDSYQLALMAANHPEKSVIIESAVHFMAESISILANSNQHVYITNPKSGCTMEMLAKDFMVEPAFLDLNERYGPENILPVCYMNTSGRVKAMTGAQGGAVCTSSNVKKIFQWARTQNKKILFIPDKHMGENIAWWLGIKNIAYWPGGSAGARYSLGEQSDTVLDEFDKAELILFSSECAVHTHYQPYMCDYWQKHGYTTIVHPECRNDVIRIAQHAGSTAFIWDYVVHDRAKTKRYAIGTENHMVENLRQHCKSLGIDVVNLAEAPKQDHEQGMGCGCATMSRNDPPHLVALVDLLRQGKTMAYNEVKAGDVVNEFSGTRNRLDTNEQEWVISNAKKALQMMIDITEDRI, encoded by the coding sequence ATGTTTAAAACCGATGCTATTTATCAACCTGAAAAGACCCTGATGCACATTCGCAATGACATGAGTATTTGTCAAAGTGATTATCCTCTGGATTGGTATCAAGAAGAATTTATTCCTTATGCCGAGGAGTACCAGGCTTTGCCAGACCGTAAATTAACAACGGTTCTTGCCTGGATGACTCCTTATATGCAAAAAGCTCGTGAACATTTTGGTGACAAGCTGTTATTGCTTGCCCATTATTACATGGGGGGGGATATCGTTCGACTGGTTGAGCAATTTGGCGGACAAATTGGCGACTCTTATCAATTAGCATTAATGGCTGCCAATCATCCTGAAAAATCGGTCATTATTGAGTCAGCCGTTCATTTTATGGCTGAATCCATCAGCATACTGGCCAACTCCAATCAGCACGTTTACATCACCAATCCCAAATCGGGCTGCACGATGGAAATGCTAGCAAAAGACTTTATGGTCGAGCCCGCCTTTCTCGATCTTAATGAACGTTATGGGCCTGAAAACATCCTGCCAGTTTGTTATATGAATACCTCGGGGCGAGTGAAAGCCATGACCGGTGCCCAAGGTGGTGCCGTATGCACCAGTTCTAATGTGAAAAAAATCTTTCAATGGGCAAGAACGCAAAATAAAAAAATCCTATTTATCCCAGATAAACATATGGGGGAAAATATTGCTTGGTGGCTTGGCATTAAAAACATAGCCTACTGGCCAGGGGGCTCTGCTGGTGCCCGCTATTCATTGGGAGAACAAAGCGATACGGTTCTTGATGAGTTTGATAAGGCCGAACTCATTCTTTTTTCCAGCGAATGCGCTGTACACACTCATTACCAGCCATACATGTGCGACTACTGGCAAAAACATGGGTATACCACGATTGTTCATCCTGAATGTCGTAATGACGTGATTCGTATTGCCCAACATGCTGGTTCTACGGCGTTCATTTGGGATTATGTGGTTCATGATCGTGCCAAGACAAAACGTTATGCGATTGGAACAGAAAATCACATGGTGGAAAACTTAAGACAACATTGTAAATCGTTAGGCATTGATGTCGTAAATTTGGCAGAGGCTCCCAAACAAGATCATGAACAAGGAATGGGTTGCGGTTGCGCTACCATGTCAAGAAATGACCCACCCCACTTGGTTGCCTTAGTTGATTTACTGCGACAAGGAAAAACCATGGCATACAACGAAGTCAAAGCCGGCGATGTCGTTAATGAATTTTCAGGAACACGTAATCGTTTAGATACCAACGAACAGGAATGGGTCATTAGCAATGCAAAAAAAGCCTTACAAATGATGATTGACATCACCGAAGATAGAATTTAA
- the purB gene encoding adenylosuccinate lyase codes for MTLSALNAVSPIDGRYLKKTRPLSPYFSEFALMYYRLMVEIRWLESLAENQKITEVPKLDSQAKTILKHLLENFDEQEAEKVKAFEKQTNHDVKAVEYYLKDKLEQSESLRKITGFIHFACTSEDINNLAYALMIKEAIAHVMLPTLAEIIGSITLLGKQHGDIAMLGRTHGQPATPTTMGKELINFVARLKRPQQQLAEVLIPAKCNGAVGNYNAHLAAYPEIDWRRHCSKFVTSLGLSFNPYTTQIEPHDGIAEVSHLMIRINNILLDYTRDVWCYIAMGYFKQKSVASEVGSSTMPHKINPIDFENAEGNLGLANALFEHFANKLTQSRLQRDLSDSTVLRNLGVAFAYTLIAYQSISKGNEKLQINQPALKQDLNANWEVLAEAIQTVMRRYQIPNAYEQLRDLTRGQTIEGHRLQQFIQSLDIPSEAKDSLLAMTPETYTGLAAQLVKAFS; via the coding sequence ATGACATTATCTGCTTTAAATGCTGTATCTCCTATTGACGGCCGATATTTAAAAAAAACCCGTCCTCTTAGTCCTTATTTTAGCGAATTTGCACTCATGTATTATCGATTAATGGTTGAAATTCGCTGGCTAGAATCTCTTGCAGAAAATCAGAAGATCACCGAAGTTCCCAAACTTGATTCCCAAGCTAAAACCATTCTCAAGCATTTACTTGAGAATTTCGATGAACAAGAAGCAGAGAAGGTCAAAGCGTTCGAAAAACAAACGAATCATGACGTCAAAGCCGTTGAATATTATCTTAAAGACAAACTGGAACAATCTGAGTCATTAAGAAAAATCACAGGTTTTATTCATTTTGCCTGCACGTCAGAAGACATCAATAATCTTGCTTATGCCTTAATGATCAAAGAAGCCATTGCCCACGTTATGTTGCCAACGCTGGCAGAGATAATCGGTAGTATTACCTTGCTTGGAAAGCAGCATGGCGATATCGCCATGCTTGGCCGAACCCATGGTCAACCGGCCACGCCCACCACGATGGGTAAAGAGTTGATTAATTTCGTTGCTCGCCTTAAACGTCCGCAACAGCAATTAGCAGAAGTATTGATTCCTGCAAAATGCAATGGAGCCGTTGGTAATTACAATGCTCATCTGGCTGCTTATCCTGAAATCGACTGGCGGCGTCATTGCTCAAAGTTTGTTACCTCTTTGGGATTATCTTTTAATCCATACACCACCCAAATAGAACCCCATGACGGCATCGCAGAAGTCTCTCACTTGATGATTCGAATTAATAATATTTTGCTTGATTACACGCGTGATGTCTGGTGTTACATTGCCATGGGCTATTTCAAGCAAAAGTCCGTTGCAAGCGAAGTGGGTTCTTCAACCATGCCGCATAAAATCAATCCTATTGATTTTGAAAATGCAGAAGGTAATCTTGGCTTGGCCAATGCTTTATTTGAACATTTCGCCAATAAATTAACGCAGTCCAGATTACAACGCGACCTTTCCGACTCTACCGTTTTACGCAATTTGGGAGTTGCTTTTGCCTATACGCTCATTGCCTATCAATCCATTAGCAAAGGCAATGAGAAACTGCAAATTAACCAACCGGCTCTGAAACAAGACTTAAATGCCAACTGGGAAGTATTGGCAGAAGCCATTCAAACCGTAATGCGTCGCTATCAAATTCCTAATGCTTACGAACAATTGCGCGATTTGACCCGTGGCCAAACGATTGAAGGTCATCGTTTGCAGCAATTTATTCAATCACTGGATATTCCATCGGAAGCCAAAGATTCGTTATTGGCTATGACTCCTGAAACATACACCGGCCTGGCCGCACAACTGGTAAAAGCTTTTTCATGA